From a single Micromonospora carbonacea genomic region:
- a CDS encoding helix-turn-helix domain-containing protein: MGELPVGRRVAYWRRRRNMSQQVFADRLGRSKSWVDKVERGVRALDKVSTLREVAAVLRIDPDVLIARDEAVGPEREPAADGIEVVRAALTRHPGLLSAPAAPTDPVVYRTRVAHAGATYGHGRYADLLRLAPALLVDGHRLPGGQGEQLVWAYRLVAFVLVKFDAAELAWLAADRALAAAGDDPVLAAVAVVPLGQALRASGRPQAAFELAVVAAHQVAPLEPGGGTAAERAACAAALLQAALAAAGAGDRSTVEEMLDDATAVTEPDGPERAAVDAARVAAAVLLGDGRRAVDLHEAFVGGPAWGRLPIEHRAAHLVDVAGAYVRAGDAAGAGAALLHADRLVSAEVRIRPAGRTALADVLAGAQRPDPHLLALAEATGVAR; the protein is encoded by the coding sequence GTGGGTGAGCTGCCGGTGGGTCGCCGGGTGGCGTACTGGCGGAGGCGGCGGAACATGTCGCAGCAGGTGTTCGCCGACCGGCTGGGCAGGTCGAAGTCGTGGGTGGACAAGGTCGAGCGGGGCGTCCGCGCCCTGGACAAGGTGTCGACCCTGCGGGAGGTCGCCGCTGTGCTGCGTATCGACCCGGACGTGCTGATCGCCCGCGACGAGGCCGTCGGGCCCGAGCGTGAGCCGGCCGCCGACGGCATCGAGGTGGTCCGGGCCGCGCTCACCCGCCATCCCGGCCTGCTGAGCGCGCCGGCCGCCCCGACCGATCCGGTCGTCTACCGGACCCGGGTGGCGCACGCCGGTGCCACCTATGGACACGGCCGGTACGCCGATCTGCTGCGGCTGGCCCCCGCGCTGCTCGTCGACGGCCACCGGCTCCCGGGCGGGCAGGGTGAGCAGCTCGTCTGGGCGTACCGGCTCGTCGCATTCGTGCTGGTGAAGTTCGACGCTGCGGAGCTGGCGTGGTTGGCTGCCGACCGGGCGCTGGCCGCCGCGGGCGACGATCCGGTGCTGGCGGCGGTCGCCGTCGTGCCGCTCGGTCAGGCCCTGCGGGCCAGCGGTCGGCCGCAGGCCGCGTTCGAGCTGGCCGTGGTCGCTGCCCATCAGGTCGCCCCGCTGGAGCCGGGCGGGGGCACGGCCGCCGAACGGGCGGCGTGCGCGGCGGCGCTGCTCCAGGCCGCGCTGGCCGCCGCCGGGGCGGGTGACCGGTCGACGGTGGAGGAGATGCTCGACGACGCCACGGCGGTCACCGAGCCGGACGGGCCGGAGCGGGCGGCGGTCGACGCCGCCCGGGTCGCCGCCGCCGTTCTGCTCGGGGACGGCCGGCGCGCGGTCGACCTCCACGAGGCGTTCGTCGGTGGCCCGGCGTGGGGGCGGCTGCCCATCGAGCATCGGGCCGCGCACCTGGTCGACGTGGCCGGCGCGTACGTGCGGGCGGGCGACGCGGCCGGGGCGGGCGCGGCGCTGCTGCACGCGGACCGCCTGGTGTCCGCCGAGGTTCGGATCAGGCCCGCCGGGCGGACCGCGCTGGCCGACGTGCTGGCCGGGGCACAGCGGCCGGATCCGCACCTGCTCGCGCTGGCGGAGGCGACCGGGGTGGCACGGTGA
- a CDS encoding helix-turn-helix domain-containing protein, which translates to MPARIRTVVDPRFPAELGRLRRAHGMSLRDLARRAFYGKSYLHDLESGRTRPTLDVAHQLDELLHAGGSLAAMVTALPTVTTPDDDERLAYVSAEPTRLDGTSVRLLADVLAAQRRLDDVLPAPVTLPAVLAHWHTAQQLARHAAGSHATELHYVVAEWTQFVGWLYAEARNDAEAVRVLTEAAAQADAVDSGPLAAQVENFRGYLERQRGNARGIVRHFIAAYHTPGATALQRVGDAVQAAHGYALLGDRTAAGRLLAEASDLTTVAESQQAPALAYWLTPTFSRMGLGLAYLALGDVVAGADNLRAGLAGLPADQARAEWTQEYRQALAVATG; encoded by the coding sequence ATGCCTGCTCGCATTCGTACCGTCGTAGACCCTCGCTTCCCCGCCGAGCTGGGCCGCCTGCGCCGCGCTCATGGCATGTCGCTGCGGGACCTGGCCCGGCGCGCCTTCTACGGCAAGAGCTACCTGCACGACCTCGAATCGGGGCGCACCCGTCCCACCCTCGACGTCGCCCACCAGCTCGACGAACTTCTGCACGCTGGCGGCTCCCTCGCCGCCATGGTTACCGCCCTGCCGACCGTCACCACACCCGACGACGACGAGCGACTCGCGTACGTGAGCGCGGAACCGACCAGGCTCGACGGCACCAGCGTGCGACTGCTCGCCGATGTGCTGGCCGCGCAGCGGCGTCTCGACGACGTGCTGCCGGCCCCGGTGACGCTGCCCGCAGTCCTCGCGCACTGGCACACCGCGCAACAGCTCGCCCGACATGCCGCCGGGTCGCACGCCACCGAACTGCACTACGTGGTTGCCGAGTGGACGCAGTTCGTCGGGTGGCTGTATGCCGAGGCGCGCAACGACGCCGAGGCCGTGCGGGTCCTGACCGAGGCCGCTGCCCAGGCCGACGCGGTCGACAGCGGGCCGCTCGCAGCCCAGGTCGAGAACTTCCGCGGCTACCTGGAGCGCCAGCGCGGCAACGCGCGGGGCATCGTGCGGCACTTCATCGCCGCCTACCACACCCCGGGCGCGACAGCCCTGCAGCGCGTCGGCGACGCGGTGCAGGCCGCCCACGGGTACGCCCTGCTCGGCGACCGGACCGCCGCCGGGCGGCTACTCGCCGAGGCGAGCGACCTGACCACGGTTGCGGAGTCGCAGCAGGCACCGGCCCTCGCGTACTGGCTGACGCCGACGTTCTCCCGGATGGGCCTTGGGCTGGCCTACCTCGCGCTCGGCGACGTCGTGGCGGGTGCGGACAACCTGCGTGCGGGCCTGGCTGGCCTGCCCGCCGACCAGGCACGCGCGGAGTGGACGCAGGAGTACCGGCAGGCGCTGGCGGTCGCCACTGGCTGA
- a CDS encoding DUF5956 family protein, with the protein MNSRSDAGRWDDVPLSPTPLTGDEYVELTENGWGALIGWYAGPARLIRVPDQVEAHTTRVSCSSPAGDKQYSRPRTHEEQVDIDADINDYLHDCGAPARPAGYRWFLRLPGGYGQDRLWADLNAALPSSAIHPADIAPRISEVVQGIYTDSGR; encoded by the coding sequence ATGAACAGCCGCTCGGACGCGGGCCGTTGGGACGACGTGCCGCTGTCACCCACGCCCCTTACAGGCGACGAGTACGTCGAACTAACGGAGAACGGCTGGGGGGCCCTGATCGGCTGGTACGCGGGCCCAGCCAGGCTCATCCGCGTCCCCGATCAGGTTGAGGCGCACACCACGCGCGTGTCCTGCAGCAGCCCGGCCGGCGATAAGCAGTACAGCCGCCCGCGCACCCATGAGGAGCAGGTCGACATCGACGCCGACATCAACGACTACCTGCACGACTGCGGCGCTCCAGCCCGGCCGGCGGGGTACCGATGGTTCCTGCGCCTGCCCGGCGGGTACGGCCAGGACCGGTTGTGGGCCGACCTGAACGCAGCCCTACCCTCATCAGCGATTCACCCGGCCGACATCGCCCCCCGAATCAGCGAAGTCGTGCAGGGGATCTACACCGACAGCGGGCGTTAG
- a CDS encoding cellulose binding domain-containing protein, which translates to MSGTRRAQPTPGTNAAIASSPWIVVSVGVVVMVVLLFVALGTYRSRGPVGEAFPAPEWTMPLPTLPPTVSRSVTEPPAPVVPGLSPRSTLSPSGAQPAGHAVATTPVGGGGVAPLPAEPAAPPAAPPAPEPEPPAPTTPARPPASPSVSGAYRVMNSYDGAFIGEVLVRNASRSAQDWTVRMTFPGAHLVTAWIEGAPQGRISRSGDTWTFTSGVDLGAGASVPLRFHFDQTRATRPTTCTVDGAGCSGLR; encoded by the coding sequence ATGTCGGGCACACGTCGCGCGCAACCCACCCCCGGGACCAACGCCGCCATCGCCAGTTCGCCCTGGATCGTGGTCTCGGTCGGGGTGGTGGTGATGGTGGTGCTGCTGTTCGTGGCGCTCGGCACGTACCGCAGCCGGGGTCCCGTCGGTGAGGCGTTCCCGGCTCCCGAGTGGACGATGCCGCTGCCGACGCTGCCGCCGACGGTGAGCCGGTCGGTGACCGAGCCGCCCGCGCCGGTGGTGCCGGGCCTCTCCCCGCGCTCGACCCTGTCGCCCAGCGGGGCGCAGCCCGCCGGGCACGCCGTGGCGACCACCCCGGTCGGCGGGGGCGGCGTCGCGCCGTTGCCGGCGGAGCCGGCCGCGCCGCCGGCCGCCCCGCCCGCGCCCGAACCCGAGCCGCCGGCCCCGACCACCCCGGCCAGGCCGCCCGCGTCGCCGTCGGTCAGCGGCGCGTACCGGGTGATGAACTCCTACGACGGGGCGTTCATCGGCGAGGTCCTGGTGCGCAACGCGTCCCGGTCCGCGCAGGACTGGACGGTCCGGATGACCTTCCCCGGCGCCCACCTGGTGACCGCGTGGATCGAGGGCGCGCCGCAGGGCCGGATCAGCCGCTCGGGCGACACCTGGACCTTCACCAGCGGCGTCGACCTGGGTGCGGGCGCGTCGGTGCCGCTGCGGTTCCACTTCGACCAGACGCGGGCCACCCGGCCGACGACCTGCACCGTCGACGGGGCCGGCTGCTCCGGCCTGCGCTGA